cagcggTGAAAGCGGCGATCCTTGAGGTACTCCTGTCTCTATTCTTCTTTCTGTTGATTGGTAcccctccagtgccaccctaaaacttcgatctgTAATAAAGGATTGGATTAGTCCTAGACAATTTAAAtttcctttctgcaatttttccagttgttggaagtaggaTGATtggtctccagttctgtgggaaggttgggttctttcccggtttcggcagaaggatgatgatggatttttttccatgcttttggatatgttctgagacggagtactgcatttattactgcggtgattgattcggcgatgttattcggtgcgttcttgatgcactcgtttgtaagcatatcccatcctggggcttttttgctgcttagtccatggatgatggtttggacttccagttggtctgtttgcagttcccagtcttctctttgtgttgagtcatcttgtgcctctgtttctgactcgtaatcttcttcagattcatcgtccgatgcggtgttctccctgaactggagttcgagtgagtccgcgaacgcttGGGCCTTTCACTCCTTAtagaattcaaggccattgggaccatgaattgtaggcatttgccttctggagcctcttttaaaatatttgctgagccgccagaagttgaTGTTTCCCGGctctaaattttgtttattgttggtcgtttgcttctgtctccgttgagctctcctgcttggctgaagttagttgggcggttaggttttgaATCTCTGTCTCTGCCTGTTCCGATGTTTCCAGTTTTGAcgttgtggtgtattgtcttagaatgtggcggtaggtgtcccagttggtgctttttatcattttcggcggattttcaatatatatgttgtatattgaaaatagcaccggtttgtgatccgacgagaggtcgtccaacacgttgattgtgatgtggttgttgtaattctttgttagagccacatcgattatggtgccggtcgtgctgcgtccataatgtgttggttcctctggtgcgtgaatagttgctccgtttccgtttaggaaagtgagcagttctctccccgctttggtgtttcgggttgctccccagtctcaatgacgcgcgttcagatccccggcgagaaaagtcggtttgtcctcgttaagtagcagttgaaggtcctctgaaaaattatctgctgatggtggaCGACGGTAagctgatataatttttacatcagctggtcctgtctttgcctcgatgactgtagcttccattccagtgatgagtggtgtttccaggAGGTGATGCTCGATGCTTCTCTTGATGAGAACTGTGGTTCCTCCTCCATggccagtaagtcggtcgtttctatatatttcatagttgggtactttaagtgggtctgttggtttgaggaacgtttcctggatgagtagtatgtCTACTTTTTCCTCGTAaaagaattctttcaattctcccatttttccttttacagAATTTGCGTTCCACgagataatgttaagcttaatgcttaccaTGTTGGttcttagttgggttgcctagagggatctgcGAGCTAAACAGGCTTTTAATCATTTTggtcatcattgactccatcatgttttggatctgtgcttgcatgctgctcagcacttgatccatttgaAAGAGCTTCGGGTTCGCTGTGGAAGAGGGAGCTTTCGgtgctgttggagtttttcctgCCGGTTTGTTGATTGGTTATGTTACCTGTGATACCTGTGGAGAAGGGTTAgatttcgccatctgggcgaaggttttcttaatatttttaggattttttggacatccgctgtagctggctggatgatcccctttgcagttggtgcaggttgccttctgctcctgcttcctcACGCATTTTGAAAAGTGatgcgatccctcgcatttaacgcaacgtgcgtCGGCGAAACCGTTGTTCGCAAAGTGTTcaaactgctgacagttatggcactgcgattgcgaagtcctcggtttttgggactcgattttcacaatcaagtggcagatcgatttgacattgtatatgtcggtttcgtttttcggcattaacaccTTTAATAGTCTGGAGGGtccgttcttcatttttatgaagaaacactctataggatggaaaccctgatcctcaaggtcttcTTTCACATCTTCAGGCGCTATTccctcgagcccccggattataatgttaatgttcttctcttctgggagaagatatgtgtggaattgaattccactttctctaaaaaatttggtgatcttccggtggtcgctcagctgctctggagttattctcactcccaggtgtatcctcctcgcgtgaaggatattaattttcctttttctcaattctttctcaatggctggccattttgatggctgccttaaAATCACGGGTACCGTACCCTTTTCAgcttctttagccttaggactttcctgtcctgaaggctttgacttttccggtgacttcactactgcttttttaaaaatcggcggaagagttggcactggtttcggtggcggcagaggtggaaagtccacatcttgctcctcctcggtggcggtgttgtccgtgttgtcCGTGTTATCGGTGGAcatctcctcttccgatgaggAGTTACTTTCCGACACTTGTGGCCTCTCGATACGCAAACGCTTGCCGTTTTCCTTCTTCTCCCGGTTTTGCAGGTCTATTGACTCCTGCAAGCTTTTgatgagggctgtcagaccctcgttctgcTTCCGCTGCTCCTCTATCTCAATTTTTGCAACAAATCTGGTACTATCGCTTACTCTGAGTTTATAACATGAAAACACATATACCTACAAAGAATATCTCCATTCGACTACAGTATCCCCAGAGTTGAACCCACTATATTAAGGGAAGAGATTGCCTAAAGTACATAATTTACAGAAATTTTCACGCTGTCAGGACATTTATCATCATAATCACCATCAAATATGACATTGTTGAGATCATTATGGAAACGATAATCTGACGATCaatatgcagaaaaaaatcattcagTTTACAATCGTCCTTTCATTTCATTGAGAAAACCAGTTCCCATAAATGAATGCCATTTTCTTCGAATGACGTGTTATCACATTTCAGTGATAGTTTgccaaaatatgcatatttggaaATTCCCACCATAGGCGAGACAGGGGCAATTAAATGTCTCTCGAACAAAACCGATGAAAGACTGATTTCACCCTTTACAATACAGGTAACTCTGACAGATTTCGCAAATGGTATATTAACCGGAGCAATCCTGAGGTGATTGCATTCAAAAGTTTGCTTTGAAAGTAATCACTCCTCAAGAATTAAACATTTGTGAATAGTCAGCATTCTTCACTTTCAACTGATACACAAGTTTGAATAACTTTGAAAATGAAAGATCTAAGTTGCCCAAGCTCTCCAATAATCGACGTAGGATCCAACGAATTCCCCGCAAAAAGTAAGTACCTTTTTTTCATTCAACCCTTTTAAACTATTGTAACAATTTCTTCCCTTTTGTAGATCGAATCCTCGTAGATATTCCTTGCGAGGTATGCCGCGATTACAGTTCTGGCAAACATTACGGAATTTATGCCTGCGATGGTTGCGCGGGTTTTTTTAAACGATCAATCCGGCAGGATCGTGTATATGTTTGTAGATTAGGCAACCCTGGCAGATGCACCGTTGATAAGGCACACCGAAACCAATGTCGTGCATGCCGGCTTCGGAAGTGTTTAGAAGTTGGCATGAACCAACAAGCTGTTCAGCATGAACGAGGTCCCAGGGCCTCCACCCTACTTCGCCAAATCAGCTTACAGAATGAAGTTATCGGTACTGAGATGGTTGTTCAGCAAAGttgggttggtttcagcataaatCAATTCGCTATTTCCAATACTATATTATCAAATCCTACCATGCAGAGACTTCTGTTCCACCACCCTACGGTAAATCGCCCACCTTACTTTGCGCGACCAACGCCCGTCGAGGATACAAGCATTCAAGCAATTGCCTCTGAACATCTGTTCCACAACATTCGTCAGTTCAAAACTATGGGCAGGTTCAGCGAACTCTGCATGTCAGATCAGCTTCTCTTAATCGATGCATCTTGGAAGGAGCTCTTCGTTTTGTCGATTGTTCAATATATGATGCCAATGCATCTGGGACAACTTCTACGTGAATACCTTACAGATGAAAGATACAATTTTTTCCTTCATGGACTAGCGGATGATGTGAAGGCCATCAGTTCCACTCTGCAATTTATTCAAAGCTTGCAACTGAATGCCCGCGAGTATGACTTACTACGTCCTATTTTCCTATTTCAAAGGGCTACCATGGAAAGAGTGCTAGCGGCCCACATGGTTTGTGACCATCCCCGCATGGAAAAGAGATTGCGGGAAACAATGAAAATATGCAAAATGTTCGAAATAGCTTGCACCAACTATGTGAACTACGTCCGACCAAATAGTCTGCGCTTCCACGAGGTATTTCGAGTCATCCATCGTTTGCGTGTGGCCCCTCTTTATGCAATCGAAGAATTATTTTTCCGGAAGTTGATTGGGGGTAATCCTTTAATGGTTTTAATCGCAGATCTGTATGTCCAAAAGCAAATATAGCCCTTACGAATTTCCGTGGATTTAGGAGTAATTAAGTAGAACattcaaatatttgataataattgcaagataataataattaataaagaaCGGAAAAGAAGGAGTTAAATGCCTTTTTTTAATGGACCGATTTGTCCCATGAAAACAGGATTTACCCAGTTGGTTACCTTCAATGGACAGTAGATCAGGTTTCACTTTTCAATCacaatgcaatttcttttgaaGTTAACAAAGTTGCATAATGACAGGCAGTCCACATGAATCCACTGAACATTGGCCGTGAGGCACTTCATTTCTAGGCCATAAGAACACGAGGGGCAGAGTGGTAAGTATTGCGCTGGTCCGGGATAATTCCTCTAATTCGACTCAAGCATTCATTCTCGTTAAAGTGGAGTCATATATTACATACAGCTCCTTCCCCGACCCCTCGTCGAGTAAACCCTTCGACTAGTAACCTTACTGGGACTGATCACACTCTGACCACTAAGGTATCTGGAATTTAAACCTAGAAACTATTATTGATAAagttatatttgataaaaaaataaaatccccttcttagatcgttgttgatgttgaatggtttcgagagggatcctgttgcttttctctagactcgcacattggtcaggatcagcctaatcagtcttatcaatattgtcggcataccgaattctcatggccgtgtacagtttgacCGTAGCTATGCTCTCTTAGGCAATcttaaaagtcgatgaaaagatggttcaaCTGATGGCCAGATTCCATCGcctgctgcacagagaaaatctgatctgctgctgattttcctggagtggagcctctttggtatggacgaaTAATGCTgtgggcgtgtggggctatctgacctagcaagatagcgaagaatatcttagagATGGTACTGACCAGtgtgatacatctataattgctgcactgtgtgatatctcccgttttatgtatgataTAGATAATGCCatattgccaatcgtcaggcattgattcgctatcccacaccttgagcataggtTAGTGAACCACTCGGTGAAATTGGTCGCCAGGAGCTGAACTGGTTAAAAATGGCAgttcagctcctggcgacttatgatttttgagtcGATGAACGAACTGTTTCACCCATGCTCAGTGGTGGCAGCCGATATTGtggttgttaagcagttcatcaaaatacttaacccatcgctccaatatacccctTCTGGAATTCACGGACTTGttcccaggcttcatttttcggTCCGACTTCATAGCTTCTCCACTCGGCGGAATTCGTGATAGGCGCgtgaccgcgttctttgaaagtgcagcattgcccagtaaacagcatttttccgttccgttgctagcttacgttaATCGGCGAACCAACCGTTCCGTTTGTGGccatattaatgataacgttcttcaggtgattgtgaatatcatttgttaatgcttcatctccaagatctatgttagctgcggttattgcggcattcatttccccctgTTAGGTGTTACGAACGgccgtgt
The DNA window shown above is from Hermetia illucens chromosome 5, iHerIll2.2.curated.20191125, whole genome shotgun sequence and carries:
- the LOC119658286 gene encoding protein tailless-like isoform X2 — protein: MKDLSCPSSPIIDVGSNEFPAKNRILVDIPCEVCRDYSSGKHYGIYACDGCAGFFKRSIRQDRVYVCRLGNPGRCTVDKAHRNQCRACRLRKCLEVGMNQQAVQHERGPRASTLLRQISLQNEVIGTEMVVQQSWRLLFHHPTVNRPPYFARPTPVEDTSIQAIASEHLFHNIRQFKTMGRFSELCMSDQLLLIDASWKELFVLSIVQYMMPMHLGQLLREYLTDERYNFFLHGLADDVKAISSTLQFIQSLQLNAREYDLLRPIFLFQRATMERVLAAHMVCDHPRMEKRLRETMKICKMFEIACTNYVNYVRPNSLRFHEVFRVIHRLRVAPLYAIEELFFRKLIGGNPLMVLIADLYVQKQI